One Gossypium arboreum isolate Shixiya-1 chromosome 13, ASM2569848v2, whole genome shotgun sequence genomic window, CCGGGTTATTGAACACATTGAACATATGCATAGCATGTGTGTGTCTTCAAGTATTTctatggtgtttttttttttcttatcttTTGCACTAAAAACATGCACATCAGCCACATTTACCAAGTCATGTCAAGCAAACACCTTGACAGAGAATGTACAGATAACTCTTGAAATATCTCCTAGTGATACAAGAAAATAGAGAGCTAGATCCAAGAAGCTCCACATTAAGTAAAAAGTATTTCCATCCCTTCTCTTGCTTTCCGAATTGTTTGGGATTCAATTATACTTCAGTTTTTAGTTATTTACTAAAACTTTTAGGGTTTGGTTCAGATTTAACAAGGTAGGAAACTTAGTCTTATAGTCTCACTGCAAATGTGAAAAGATGCAAAAATATAAAGGTGGTCAGTATTCTTAGTGGTAGTAAGAAAAAATCGAGATCGTAGTACAATTTCTGATCAAATATAAATGGATATCAGAGATGAGAGGACCTGTGATGCAGAGTCTCCATTAATTGACAGTTCAGAACTGAAAGAGTGATGGAGACAAAATAACAATACAATGGAATATATGTGTAGTTCCAATTTGCTTTCTGGCGACATTTTTGAATAACTTTCACAAAGCCCCTACAAGGAGAAATAAGCCATAAGCTGGAAGATCAGCCCTTGACATTTAGTTATTCATTAACAGAATTAAAGTCAACATTCACATTAAACTTGAGAAATATACCAAGGTTTCTGAAAGATTAGGAACATCAGTGAATTGTCCCTTCTGCTCCATGGTTTTCACTACTACTCGACCAGCCAGAACTACATCAGAAGGCAATATTGCAGGCCAGTGCACACCTTGACATTCGTGTTTATGTTCTGGAATGCACTCAAGTGTTGGCTTGAAATTACTGCCTACCATTGTATCTGGAATATGAATTGGCCCACCTGCTCGCACTTGGCAGTGCTGGGAACAGTACAATGGCAATGAACATGAAAAGCAGGGGATTGTATCTGCAGGTAGTTCATTCAAGCAATAATGGCAATGAGTTTCTCGGCAATGCTTCAAAATAACCTGCCCATAGTATGGTCAAGTAGAAGTTATATTCCCATTACCAAATTGGAAGTTCTCACAGTCAGATGATGAGGGCTTTATATACGAACCaagatattaaatttttattacttttaggATGTATGTTATTTTACAGCCTCATACATTGCAACAAACTTCACTCATGCTTAAACCAATGAGAAATAACCTCTGAGTAGAAGTAAGGCTGACCTGTATCTTAATTTAATTTCTGTCCTCTCATTCTAAGGCCTAAACCCTTCTACAATACAAGATTAACTgaagaaaagataaaaaaaaaaatatacacAAACAAAGAACAAAACTGAGGGATCCTCTCATTTTAATTCCATTTCTTCACAGGAACTCTACATATGTGCCTTATGTGGAGGCTAGAGCTTAGTAAAGTACAACAAAACGAATCGAGGTGAGGTCAAGTATAATCATTCCCTAAACTCGTGTGGTAAACAATGGTGGAATTGAAGTGAATTTGTTATATTCAGACCTCAGGTAATAAAGTTAATAATGATTAAAACTACTTAAGGTAGCAAATTGCAATACTTGAAAAGTAGTAAATACCAACCAATATTATTCTACCAAGTGAAAGAGTCAAAGATGACACTGTACACTATAACTAATGATATTTCCCATGGCCAAAGCTGTGTATAGAAAATAAGTACATTTTGGTAAACTATATTATTAAGTACTCATTAAGCTATGCCTACTCAAATTTAAAACAACATAAAATCAATGACAAATTCAACAATAAAATATGTACATACCACAGCATAAGGTTCTTCAGCATGAATCAAGGAAGCTTGAGGAATGTCAAACTGAGAAACCATGCCCCTTCCTTTGTCTGGTGTTTTTACACACTGAAGTTTTATTTCTGAAGGCACATCTGACAGATTATTTGTAATGTTATAATAACTTAGAAAAGAAAATGCAAAGTGCCATGCGCTACAAGCATATATTCGGAATACAATCAAGAGCAATAAACAATCATTAAATTTTATAGGTCTGACACAGCTCTAAATGCTTAATAAAAAAATCTAATCAATCTCCAAAGCCTCTAGATAAAGTCTGCAGGCAGGCAGCAATAAAACCTGCTTAAGGATTTAAATGCAAAAATAATTCTTCTCTGCAAGAGATTGCAACAATTACAACAAATGAGCAGAGCGTGTGGTGAAAATAAGAAATAGGATGCTGAGTAAAGGTTACCATCTTACCTGGAATTTCTACACTTTTCTGGCTGGCTGGTTTAGGAATTTTTTTCTCATGATGCCGTGCAAGCATGTCCAGCTCCCTTTCTATCTGTTTCTTTCCCCCTATTGATGGCTCCATATCCTTAGCAACACTTAAGTCATGGACTGAATCTTCGTAGTTCCCCAGTGTAGCATTCACCTTACCTCTCCTATACCACACCTACAATAAAGATATGTTACTGCCACCAGAAATTGCTTAGTTTGGTGGAATAAGcacaaaaaagaaacaaaagataaacacaaaaaggaaaggaaaggaaaggaaacgAACGGTATCTACATCCATGGCAAGAAGATGGAGAAACATCCATACAATAGGAGATATAAATTTTGTGTCTCAAAACACACAAGCCAAGCCAACAATTGCACAAACCCTCCTACACAAACATTACAATCTTGTGTTTTACCCCTCAATCATATGTTTCTTCTCTTGAATGAAAAATCTGAGAGCTCACTTTTCATATTTTGATATTCAGAGAGAGGCCATAAGCAATTAACAATTGAAAAGTATTTGAAGAAGAAACTAATATGTACCTTTGGATAGGAAGGAGAAATTTCTAGTGCCCTGCTGCAATCTCGAAGAGACTCCATTGGCAGGCCCATTTTCTGTTTTTAGGGTTTTAGATGAGATAAAAGATTAAAGGTTTGGGAATGAGAAAtcagagagagagaaagagagagactCACGTGAAACAATGAAGCTCGGTTTAAATACAAAGTAGCAACAAGATTCTTGCCAGTGTGGTGGGCGTCAATGGGAGCAAGACGAAGCGCCTGTAACTTTTTCCATTAAAACCACCAAAAAGGAAATTCAATTCATTGATTGTTTTGGTAATAAGTAAAAGAGAAGAAGAGACCTGAGAATAGCAACGCAGAGCCTGGGAATGATCTCCAGAGGAATAGCATTGGTTGCCCTTTTCTTTCAAGTCCAAAGCGGCACCCTCGTTCTTGCCACAAAGACCGGCCTGGGTCGCTGGCTCTGCTGCCAACTCTGAGATCAACTGATGGAACTGCGGCAAACTGAGGAACAATTGGAGCAGAGAAGAGGATAGTGAAGGAAGATCATCAACATGGCTCTCCTCCACCCTCCGCTTCAGCCTCTCTGGAACCACACATTTAAGCTTCTCCATTTACCAACTCTACCTTTTTTTCCTGTCCACTTCACTTCAGTGCCTTTATCACAATTGGGCATGTTTTGCCTTCTGTCACAATAACTCCAATCTCAGTCGCCTAACTTCAGCAGAATCACTTAAAAGGGAAAATTCAATGTCTAGTCCCTCCACTAATAGTAAATTTGTTTTTAGTCCCTCAtcaacttctttttttttttgtcacccaTAGTTAAAACAGataaatttgataattttaaatttagcccttaatgtttacatatttttaattttatcttatttttacttagaacaaaactaaaaatatttttaatttttatgattaaacTAAATAATCCCAAATACATTAATTTTCTTACACTTTAAATGGTTAATAACGTAATATCTCTCAATGAGAATTAACTCTCTTTTTTTTAGCTTGAGCTAGCGGCTATTGATGAAgcaaataaaaacattaaaaaagttTAAGTTGTTAGttgggtaattttttttttttggtggaaaatagaaaaatacaaGAAATAAACTCCGCTTTGGCCTAACTCCCTAAAAGGGTTCTTTCAAACATTCGCAAACCTTAACTTCCCGAGTTAGCTATCTTGACAAATCTATCAACTTCTTGATTTTCTGCTCTGggtatataataaattaaattgacTATTGTTAAATAAAACAGGCAAATGATGAAGAAGAGAGTGAGATTCCTATAATTTACTTCAATTTAAatggtaaaaaagaaaaaaaaatcataaaatgcaGCATGAAATCACTACtaaaataaaaaccataaaaCATCTAATCATCCTAATTTCTCCTGATTCAGACAActaaaaaataaaagcaaaaatcATTGGAATTActgtacaaaaaaaattaaaggatGGATTTTACAAAATTGCCTATAGCTCTCTGCTATCATACTTTATTGAACTGCTAATCTCTGGAGATGATCCAAGAAAACCTCAAAGCTTACATCGTCTGTAAAGATTATGTCTCCACCCGGACGATGACCATCGGAGTTACATGAAGCAGAAGGAttcaacttcgcaagaagaaaacGGGCCTGATGATCAAAACAGACTTAATTAATAACTATgcattgaaaagaaaagaaaataataataaaatagctaAGAAGACAGGGCACCAAGCTGTTCACTTTCTCGTTTTTCCTCCATTTTTCTATGCACTGTGATTCAGCATGTGTGTAGAAATTGAAGATCGTATGTGCTTATACATTCAAGGTTATTAAAGCTTCATTTTTGTGATTTTAATTGCAAATTGACTAATCCGTCcatcaatcatattccatttcttttctttttttttttgggaagtTTACAAGTAGAATTA contains:
- the LOC108463862 gene encoding uncharacterized protein LOC108463862 isoform X1, with translation MEKLKCVVPERLKRRVEESHVDDLPSLSSSLLQLFLSLPQFHQLISELAAEPATQAGLCGKNEGAALDLKEKGNQCYSSGDHSQALRCYSQALRLAPIDAHHTGKNLVATLYLNRASLFHKMGLPMESLRDCSRALEISPSYPKVWYRRGKVNATLGNYEDSVHDLSVAKDMEPSIGGKKQIERELDMLARHHEKKIPKPASQKSVEIPDVPSEIKLQCVKTPDKGRGMVSQFDIPQASLIHAEEPYAVVILKHCRETHCHYCLNELPADTIPCFSCSLPLYCSQHCQVRAGGPIHIPDTMVGSNFKPTLECIPEHKHECQGVHWPAILPSDVVLAGRVVVKTMEQKGQFTDVPNLSETLGLCESYSKMSPESKLELHIYSIVLLFCLHHSFSSELSINGDSASQIVILLSQIRVNSIAVVRMKSNTNDSYDQQDWFQNFSFGEAEAASSVEQVRVGQALYKAASLFNHSCLPNIHAYFISRTLLLRTTEFVSGGCPLELSYGPQVGQWDCKDRLRFLEEEYFFRCWCRGCSEVNESDLVISGFCCVNPNCSGVILDNLVANCEKQKPKVPETISNESHLQVHELKDIDIKKVANISLDQTQSSFHVGSGFCLKCGSYCNFASRSKEVEKAWTDFRRLQDSIASKDTCGTNLTDALRSLGLLRSILHAYNKGIAEAEDILAKAFCFIGDFEPARDHCKASIEILEKLYGPNHIAIGYELAKLASIQLALGDCTAVYNINRLSAIFSTYYGPQAGIIFPYLLVLERERSRIIQ
- the LOC108463862 gene encoding uncharacterized protein LOC108463862 isoform X2, whose translation is MEKLKCVVPERLKRRVEESHVDDLPSLSSSLLQLFLSLPQFHQLISELAAEPATQAGLCGKNEGAALDLKEKGNQCYSSGDHSQALRCYSQALRLAPIDAHHTGKNLVATLYLNRASLFHKMGLPMESLRDCSRALEISPSYPKVWYRRGKVNATLGNYEDSVHDLSVAKDMEPSIGGKKQIERELDMLARHHEKKIPKPASQKSVEIPEIKLQCVKTPDKGRGMVSQFDIPQASLIHAEEPYAVVILKHCRETHCHYCLNELPADTIPCFSCSLPLYCSQHCQVRAGGPIHIPDTMVGSNFKPTLECIPEHKHECQGVHWPAILPSDVVLAGRVVVKTMEQKGQFTDVPNLSETLGLCESYSKMSPESKLELHIYSIVLLFCLHHSFSSELSINGDSASQIVILLSQIRVNSIAVVRMKSNTNDSYDQQDWFQNFSFGEAEAASSVEQVRVGQALYKAASLFNHSCLPNIHAYFISRTLLLRTTEFVSGGCPLELSYGPQVGQWDCKDRLRFLEEEYFFRCWCRGCSEVNESDLVISGFCCVNPNCSGVILDNLVANCEKQKPKVPETISNESHLQVHELKDIDIKKVANISLDQTQSSFHVGSGFCLKCGSYCNFASRSKEVEKAWTDFRRLQDSIASKDTCGTNLTDALRSLGLLRSILHAYNKGIAEAEDILAKAFCFIGDFEPARDHCKASIEILEKLYGPNHIAIGYELAKLASIQLALGDCTAVYNINRLSAIFSTYYGPQAGIIFPYLLVLERERSRIIQ